From Lolium perenne isolate Kyuss_39 chromosome 5, Kyuss_2.0, whole genome shotgun sequence, a single genomic window includes:
- the LOC127299202 gene encoding osmotin-like protein — protein sequence MARDLAVVLLVLAALAAVSSATTLTIHNLCPHPVWPLVTPNSGLPSISDNTARLDTNALLSLSFPSTFWAGRVVIRTSCGTSSPPRGCWTGEAPPSSVAQLTVHDGGNLDRAAYSVSLVDGFNVPMVISPQAVGGGQCPALGCAVDLNCDCPPDQRAAEGAACRGTPAYFKNRCPLTRTTPTDVEPVPQSCRAPGELKIVLCQTSMIQSGAGEADMVIRTVVADN from the coding sequence ATGGCAAGGGACCTcgccgtcgtcctcctcgtcctcgcggcGCTGGCCGCCGTCTCGTCGGCGACCACGCTGACCATCCACAACCTCTGCCCGCACCCGGTGTGGCCGCTCGTCACTCCCAACTCCGGCCTCCCCTCCATCTCCGACAACACCGCGCGCCTCGACACCAACgcgctcctctccctctccttcccgtccacctTCTGGGCCGGCCGCGTCGTCATACGCACCTCCTGCGGGacctcctcgccgccgcgcgGCTGCTGGACGGGCGAGGCGCCGCCGTCCTCCGTCGCGCAGCTCACGGTCCACGACGGCGGGAACCTGGACCGCGCCGCGTACAGCGTGAGCCTCGTGGACGGCTTCAACGTGCCGATGGTCATCAGCCCGCAGGCCGTCGGCGGCGGGCAGTGCCCCGCGCTCGGCTGCGCCGTGGACCTCAACTGCGACTGCCCGCCGGACCAGCGCGCCGCCGAGGGCGCCGCGTGCCGCGGGACCCCGGCGTACTTCAAGAACCGGTGCCCGCTGACGCGGACCACGCCCACCGACGTGGAGCCCGTGCCGCAGAGCTGCCGCGCGCCCGGGGAGCTCAAGATCGTGCTCTGCCAGACGTCCATGATCCAGAGCGGAGCCGGGGAGGCCGACATGGTCATCCGCACCGTCGTCGCCGACAACTAG